From the bacterium genome, one window contains:
- a CDS encoding cell wall hydrolase, whose protein sequence is MHSIIALFAAGLFAGNVTFGVLSPWNAVAGADPEEPPETVQDVNEQARAAASLERRNEILWLARVLYSETKIPEEMRLVGWVVRNRVETSLRGRTYRQVATSEKQFSGLTPGEAGYETIINLDYEDTRNHSWVTALAIAEEIYDADSSSRPFPSTVRHFYSPHAVSATPAWVDAGILHLQIEAPDGSHSRFAFYKGIK, encoded by the coding sequence ATGCATTCTATTATCGCTCTGTTTGCTGCGGGGTTATTTGCAGGAAACGTCACATTCGGCGTGCTGTCGCCTTGGAATGCTGTTGCGGGAGCGGATCCTGAAGAACCCCCTGAAACAGTACAGGACGTAAATGAGCAAGCGCGGGCGGCTGCATCTCTCGAGAGGCGTAATGAAATCCTCTGGCTTGCGCGCGTACTCTATTCGGAGACAAAAATACCCGAAGAAATGCGTCTCGTCGGATGGGTTGTCCGCAATCGTGTTGAAACCAGCCTTCGCGGCAGAACCTACAGGCAAGTTGCAACGAGCGAGAAGCAATTCTCCGGTCTCACGCCCGGGGAAGCCGGGTACGAGACAATAATCAACCTCGACTACGAGGATACTCGAAACCACTCCTGGGTAACGGCACTTGCCATTGCGGAGGAGATATACGACGCGGACTCCTCTTCGCGCCCTTTCCCGTCCACCGTCCGTCATTTTTATTCTCCACACGCAGTGAGCGCGACGCCTGCATGGGTTGACGCCGGAATTTTACATCTCCAAATCGAAGCGCCCGATGGCAGCCACTCCCGCTTTGCATTTTATAAGGGGATCAAATAG
- a CDS encoding cupin domain-containing protein, whose protein sequence is MELPKELYDIFYVTQFTRGTALARVVGVDRVRVEPMQRSQTHRHLIAETILYIESGSGTVVVDANDHAVKAGDRICIPKGAYHHVCTDASELVFTSIQHPPIHDDETGWHDLELRP, encoded by the coding sequence ATGGAACTCCCAAAAGAGTTGTACGACATATTCTATGTTACTCAATTCACCCGGGGAACTGCGCTTGCGCGGGTGGTAGGAGTTGATCGCGTACGGGTCGAACCTATGCAACGCTCTCAAACCCACCGCCATCTTATTGCAGAGACTATTCTCTACATCGAAAGCGGTTCTGGCACCGTGGTCGTTGATGCCAATGACCACGCGGTCAAGGCCGGTGATCGCATATGCATTCCCAAGGGCGCATACCATCATGTATGCACGGATGCATCAGAACTTGTTTTTACCTCGATCCAACATCCTCCGATCCATGACGACGAGACAGGATGGCATGACCTTGAACTACGACCATAG